The proteins below come from a single Alkalispirillum mobile genomic window:
- the tamB gene encoding autotransporter assembly complex protein TamB, producing MMRVVRLTLLGLLVLVSLLAGTLTWLVGTPSGARAAADLAQRFVPELELEVTGGSLWSGLELSFARWQDGELRVETGRVVTGWDMGCLTRRAFCLQAQVHDLEALIPEGDPGDAPDPEEGAPDTPMERLDLPLAIQVERLELRGARVQVAEHDIALDFLNLEGDLSGDVLNLERTETRGLRVRLPEPADEEDAADAGEAAPMADFQYQPPELPDLQLPLDVHLQTLRMRDSALWLPGEDQPMPLPDVDLTASLEGQSLGLARLDLSHPYGELRSRGQLALGGDWDVALDLDVVAGEALADSLPLVLPGAPEFSLRMEGALKQELQLALEAVTGHQALALDARLTPLDEQLPFELTLRWPHLGWPLDDPGGYRSRDGALNLTGDLSGWQASLRSEVAGPELPAGLLRLDAHGDLTWARLEALTLEALEGTAELSGAVDWSGVLQWDIDLALRDLNPGSFWEGAPEQVSGRVESQGQLTEAGPDLRVRIPGIEALVQDYTLALDGAAGMDPAGHLHFDDINLRVDGQAGLTVAGALTDRWDLDGEISLPDLSALGVPDLAGALAGRFQLRGERDRPDLEAELSGDTLSGPGGVGLGALELTARVPALGQEDSRLALRLSDLSAGPEHLNDVALEITGREAAHRLDLLADGRGGLELDLALTGAFDRETGDWEGELAHALAMARRYGHRLNLEQPLDLAWDAEAGRLRLAAHCWTVNEQGRLCIDEPAALGADGELAFSLSDYDLQAGLRPWLPEDLALVAGLDAEGQVAWGDALTAQLALSSEDGLLRLRLDEEDEEEDFEELRYDALTAQLDYRETEATLAVDFTTPELGGARLRVTTDPRPEARELDGELVLEDLDLSMARPFAPDLSRLEGVIAARAEIGGHWEDPQVTGQVTLADGLVDGPDLPVTLSDLRLDVDVAGSRADYRGEFRAGDGRGQLHGRVLWGGDEWRVMANLDGDALEVFLPPGLDLAVSPALRAVVRPNHVLLRGRVDVPRGMIDIQDLPEQAVGLSRDVVVVRRTEEMPVTDEQALEGWDLDVDIELRLGADELALSAFGLTGRLEGNMRVRLRDDVPEGVGEIRIVDGRYRAYGQNLRIRRGTLLFAGPVDQPELDIEAVRNVSRYDVVAGIRVEGRADDPRARLFAEPAMPDDEALSYLIRGRPLSAEGDGAEAMMASAALGLGVSGASGIIGGVGEALGVEDVEVEAVGEGDETQVVVGGYLNPRLYISYGVGVFSPDNTLTLRYQLARQLFLEAVSGVENALDLMYRFEFGGRGGEAAPPEPATDNGE from the coding sequence ATGATGCGGGTAGTGCGGCTCACCCTGCTCGGGTTGCTGGTCCTGGTGTCTCTGCTTGCCGGGACGCTCACCTGGCTGGTGGGCACCCCCTCCGGCGCCCGGGCCGCGGCGGACCTGGCCCAACGGTTTGTGCCCGAACTGGAGCTTGAGGTGACCGGTGGCAGCCTCTGGAGCGGCCTGGAGCTCTCATTCGCCCGCTGGCAGGACGGCGAACTGCGGGTGGAGACCGGGCGCGTGGTCACCGGCTGGGATATGGGCTGCCTGACGCGGCGGGCCTTTTGTCTTCAGGCCCAGGTCCATGACCTGGAGGCCCTCATCCCCGAGGGCGACCCCGGCGACGCCCCGGACCCGGAGGAGGGCGCGCCCGATACCCCCATGGAGCGGCTCGACCTGCCCCTGGCCATCCAGGTGGAGCGGCTGGAACTCCGCGGTGCTCGGGTGCAGGTGGCAGAGCACGACATCGCGCTCGACTTCCTCAACCTGGAGGGGGACTTGAGCGGCGATGTGCTCAACCTGGAGCGGACGGAAACGCGGGGGCTCCGGGTCCGCCTGCCCGAGCCGGCGGACGAGGAGGACGCGGCCGACGCCGGAGAGGCCGCGCCGATGGCCGACTTCCAATATCAGCCGCCGGAACTGCCCGACCTGCAACTGCCGCTGGATGTGCACCTCCAGACCCTCCGTATGCGCGACAGCGCCCTGTGGCTTCCCGGCGAAGATCAGCCGATGCCCCTGCCCGATGTGGACCTTACGGCCAGTCTTGAAGGTCAATCCCTGGGGCTGGCCCGCCTGGACCTCTCTCACCCCTACGGGGAGCTGCGCAGCCGCGGGCAGCTGGCGTTGGGGGGCGACTGGGACGTGGCCCTGGATCTGGACGTGGTGGCCGGCGAGGCGCTTGCCGACAGCCTGCCACTGGTCCTGCCCGGCGCCCCGGAATTCAGCCTCAGGATGGAGGGTGCGCTCAAACAGGAGCTGCAGCTCGCCCTGGAGGCGGTCACCGGCCACCAGGCACTGGCATTGGATGCCCGCCTGACCCCCTTGGATGAGCAATTGCCCTTCGAGCTGACGCTGCGCTGGCCGCACCTGGGCTGGCCGCTGGACGATCCGGGGGGTTACCGCAGCCGCGACGGGGCGCTGAACCTGACCGGCGACCTGTCCGGGTGGCAGGCCAGCCTGCGCAGCGAAGTGGCCGGCCCCGAGCTTCCGGCCGGGCTGCTGAGGCTGGACGCCCACGGCGATCTCACCTGGGCGCGGCTGGAGGCCCTGACCCTGGAGGCGCTGGAGGGCACCGCGGAACTCTCCGGCGCCGTCGACTGGTCCGGGGTGCTGCAGTGGGATATCGACCTCGCGCTGCGAGACCTGAACCCGGGGAGCTTCTGGGAGGGGGCGCCGGAGCAGGTCTCGGGCCGGGTCGAGAGCCAGGGGCAGCTCACCGAGGCCGGGCCGGACCTTCGCGTGCGGATCCCCGGCATTGAGGCCCTGGTGCAGGACTACACCCTGGCGCTCGATGGGGCGGCCGGAATGGACCCGGCCGGCCACCTGCACTTCGACGACATCAACCTCCGGGTGGACGGGCAGGCGGGGCTCACGGTGGCCGGGGCTCTCACCGACCGCTGGGACCTGGACGGCGAGATCAGCCTGCCCGACCTGTCGGCGCTGGGCGTGCCGGACCTGGCCGGCGCCCTCGCGGGGCGTTTCCAGTTGCGCGGCGAGCGCGACCGGCCCGACCTGGAGGCGGAGCTCAGCGGCGATACCCTGTCCGGCCCCGGGGGCGTGGGGCTGGGGGCATTGGAGTTGACCGCCCGCGTGCCCGCCCTGGGGCAGGAGGACAGCCGGCTGGCCCTGCGCCTGTCCGACCTGTCGGCCGGGCCCGAGCACCTGAACGACGTGGCACTGGAGATCACCGGCCGCGAGGCGGCGCACCGGCTCGACCTGCTGGCGGATGGCCGCGGCGGGCTCGAGCTGGACCTCGCCCTCACCGGTGCCTTCGACCGCGAGACCGGCGACTGGGAGGGGGAGCTGGCCCACGCCCTGGCCATGGCCCGGCGTTACGGCCACCGCCTCAACCTCGAGCAGCCCCTTGACCTGGCCTGGGACGCCGAGGCGGGCCGTCTGCGGCTCGCCGCCCATTGCTGGACGGTCAATGAGCAGGGCCGCCTCTGCATCGACGAACCCGCGGCGCTGGGCGCCGACGGTGAACTGGCCTTCAGCCTCAGTGATTACGACCTGCAGGCGGGGCTCAGGCCCTGGCTGCCGGAGGACCTGGCGCTGGTCGCGGGGCTCGATGCGGAGGGGCAGGTGGCCTGGGGCGATGCGCTCACCGCCCAGCTCGCCCTGTCCAGCGAGGACGGCCTGCTGCGGCTGCGCCTCGACGAGGAGGACGAGGAGGAGGACTTCGAGGAGCTTCGTTACGACGCCTTGACCGCACAGCTGGACTACCGCGAGACCGAAGCCACCCTGGCGGTCGATTTCACCACCCCGGAGCTCGGCGGCGCCCGCCTGCGCGTCACCACCGACCCGCGGCCGGAGGCCCGCGAGCTGGACGGCGAATTGGTGCTGGAGGATCTGGATCTCTCCATGGCCCGGCCCTTTGCCCCCGACCTGAGCCGCCTCGAGGGGGTGATCGCTGCCCGCGCCGAGATCGGGGGGCATTGGGAGGATCCCCAGGTTACCGGCCAGGTCACCCTGGCGGACGGGCTGGTGGACGGGCCGGACCTGCCAGTCACCCTCAGCGATCTCCGGCTCGACGTGGACGTGGCCGGCAGCCGGGCCGACTATCGGGGCGAGTTCCGCGCCGGCGACGGCCGCGGGCAGCTGCACGGGCGGGTGCTCTGGGGCGGCGACGAGTGGCGCGTCATGGCCAACCTGGACGGTGACGCCCTGGAGGTCTTCCTGCCGCCAGGGCTGGACCTGGCGGTCTCCCCGGCCCTGCGCGCCGTGGTGCGGCCCAACCACGTGTTGCTGCGCGGTCGCGTCGATGTGCCCCGGGGCATGATCGATATCCAGGACCTGCCGGAACAGGCCGTTGGTCTCTCCCGTGACGTGGTCGTGGTGCGCCGCACCGAAGAGATGCCGGTCACCGATGAACAGGCCCTGGAGGGCTGGGACCTGGACGTGGATATCGAACTGCGCCTGGGCGCGGACGAACTGGCGCTGTCCGCCTTCGGACTGACCGGGCGCCTGGAAGGCAATATGCGGGTCCGCCTGCGCGACGACGTGCCGGAGGGGGTGGGCGAGATCCGCATCGTCGACGGCCGCTACCGCGCCTACGGCCAGAACCTGCGGATCCGTCGCGGCACCCTGCTGTTTGCAGGGCCGGTGGATCAGCCGGAGCTGGATATCGAAGCGGTGCGCAATGTGAGTCGCTACGACGTGGTGGCCGGCATCCGCGTCGAGGGGCGCGCCGATGATCCACGCGCCCGCCTGTTCGCCGAGCCGGCCATGCCCGATGACGAGGCCCTCTCCTACCTGATCCGGGGCCGTCCGCTGAGCGCTGAAGGCGACGGCGCCGAGGCGATGATGGCCTCCGCGGCCCTG
- the tamA gene encoding autotransporter assembly complex protein TamA, with translation MHPIARRCLVPVGVLVLLFLPALQAAWAVEVQVEGVSGQLRDNVEAWIGEPAGDSRRALRAYQRQLPERAGQALQALGYYEPEIDVEREETDNGPRFILRIDAGEPVRIALVDLRIDGEAAEDSAFDGIQARLPVQPGAVLRHDRYETARRQLQTLALDRGYFDARYTQRRVEVDVEAGEATVILHFDSGRRYSMGDVQFSETALAPWFLERLVHFEPGDPYESRHVSELNRALLNSGYFAQVSVRPEPREADETLRVPVQVELTAERPHQVRTGVGYSTDVGPRIRAGWSRPWVNRRGHTLSVDTELSEKRQNISTRYGIPLRDPLRTQLVLQGGFQYEDIEDTESELYTLSVQHQHRFESGWQQNLGIRWDRERFTISDETRTTTLYLPGGSWSRNRARGGADPHWGDRLLFSVEGTDEWMGSDIDVFRVRTGARLLRSFADNHRVLLRADLGGLTSSEFEKVPPTLRFFAGGDQSVRGYRYQTLAPEDDEGDVIGGKYLAVASAEYGYTFRPNWRLAAFTDAGNAFDDWDDPDPQVGAGFGIRWISPVGPIRLDFASALSKSGNPWRLHFSMGPEI, from the coding sequence TTGCACCCAATTGCCCGCCGCTGCCTCGTTCCCGTGGGCGTGCTGGTGCTGTTGTTCCTGCCTGCCCTGCAGGCCGCCTGGGCGGTGGAGGTGCAGGTGGAAGGGGTCAGCGGTCAATTGCGCGACAACGTCGAGGCCTGGATCGGCGAGCCTGCGGGGGACAGCCGCAGGGCGCTGCGGGCCTACCAGCGCCAGTTGCCGGAGCGGGCCGGGCAAGCGCTGCAGGCACTGGGTTACTACGAGCCGGAGATCGACGTGGAGCGCGAGGAGACCGACAACGGGCCCCGTTTCATCCTGCGCATCGATGCCGGCGAGCCGGTGCGTATCGCGCTGGTGGACCTCCGCATCGACGGGGAGGCCGCGGAGGACAGCGCCTTCGACGGCATTCAGGCGCGGTTGCCGGTCCAGCCCGGGGCGGTGTTGCGCCATGACCGTTACGAGACCGCCCGCCGCCAGTTGCAGACCCTGGCCCTCGACCGGGGCTATTTCGACGCCCGCTACACCCAGCGGCGGGTGGAGGTGGACGTGGAGGCCGGCGAGGCCACCGTCATCCTTCATTTCGACAGCGGTCGCCGCTACAGCATGGGTGATGTGCAGTTCTCCGAAACCGCGCTGGCGCCCTGGTTCCTGGAGCGGCTGGTGCATTTCGAGCCGGGGGACCCCTACGAATCGCGCCACGTGAGCGAGTTGAACCGTGCTCTGCTGAACAGCGGCTATTTCGCCCAGGTGTCTGTCCGCCCCGAGCCGCGCGAGGCCGATGAAACGCTGCGTGTCCCGGTGCAGGTGGAGTTGACCGCCGAGCGGCCCCACCAGGTGCGCACCGGTGTGGGCTATTCCACGGACGTCGGGCCGCGGATCCGTGCCGGCTGGTCCCGCCCGTGGGTCAACCGGCGTGGGCATACCCTGTCGGTGGACACGGAACTGTCCGAGAAGCGCCAGAACATCTCCACCCGCTACGGCATTCCGCTGCGGGACCCACTGCGCACCCAGCTGGTCCTGCAGGGGGGCTTCCAGTACGAGGACATCGAGGACACCGAGAGCGAACTCTACACCCTGTCGGTGCAGCACCAGCACCGCTTTGAGAGCGGCTGGCAGCAGAATCTGGGCATCCGGTGGGACCGGGAGCGGTTCACCATCTCCGACGAGACCCGCACCACCACGCTCTACCTGCCCGGGGGCAGCTGGTCGCGGAACCGCGCCCGCGGTGGCGCCGACCCCCATTGGGGTGACCGGCTGCTGTTCAGCGTCGAGGGCACGGATGAGTGGATGGGTTCCGATATCGACGTCTTCCGGGTGCGCACCGGGGCGCGGCTGCTGCGCAGCTTTGCCGATAACCACCGCGTCCTCCTGCGTGCCGACCTGGGCGGGCTGACCTCCAGCGAGTTCGAGAAGGTGCCGCCGACGCTGCGGTTCTTTGCTGGCGGCGACCAGAGCGTGCGTGGTTATCGCTACCAGACCCTGGCCCCGGAGGATGACGAGGGCGACGTGATCGGCGGTAAATACCTGGCGGTGGCCAGCGCGGAGTACGGTTACACCTTCCGGCCCAACTGGCGCCTGGCCGCCTTCACCGACGCCGGTAACGCCTTCGATGACTGGGATGACCCGGACCCGCAGGTGGGCGCCGGTTTCGGTATCCGCTGGATCTCGCCGGTGGGCCCCATCCGGCTGGACTTCGCCTCGGCACTGAGCAAGTCGGGTAACCCCTGGCGGCTGCATTTCTCCATGGGGCCGGAGATATGA